A portion of the Acidobacteriota bacterium genome contains these proteins:
- a CDS encoding alpha-glucuronidase, with protein sequence MTHTLSCKAASFLTVLLLFAATAVFAEDGYRLWLRYEPLPANARPAITSIIVSGNSATAKATRDELVAGCSGLLGRPIASAESVERDGAVVVGTPQTSPLIAGLKLPLATLGNEGFVIRSAKLSGHAVTIIAANADIGTLYGAFHFLRLLQTQKPISNLNIIEKPRLQLRMLNHWDNLDGSIERGYAGRSLWNWQELPDKVDPRLRDYARANASIGINATALNNVNANAKSLNAEYLRKAAAIANVFRPYGIRVFLSARFSAPMELGGLKTADPLNAEVAAWWKQKADEIYALIHDFGGFLVKANSEGQPGPRTYNRDHVDGANMLADAVAPHNGIVIWRAFVYDMKEGYDRAAAAYDNLQPFDGKFAPNVLLQVKNGPIDFQPREPFHPLFGGMPKTQLMPELQITQEYLGQANNLAFLAPMWREFLNADTYANGAGSTVTKVVDGSLYKQRLTGIAGVANTGSDRNWTGQDLTQSNWYAFGRLAWNPDLTSRQIADEWIRQTLTREAKAVATITRILVESHEAVVDYMTPLGLHHIMWAGHHYGPAPWWNKEKRDDWNPTYYHRADEKGLGFDRTKTGSNSVSQYHPPVRNQFANLKTCPEKYLVWFHHVPWDYRMKSGRIFWDELALHYQRGVDWVRAARKDWDALSGVIDAERHAVVAKKLAVQERDAAYWRDACLLYFQTFSKRPLPAGVEKPGKTLEEYKAKSLPW encoded by the coding sequence ATGACCCACACACTTTCGTGCAAGGCGGCAAGTTTTCTGACCGTCCTGTTGCTGTTTGCGGCAACGGCTGTGTTTGCTGAGGACGGCTATCGTTTGTGGCTGCGTTACGAGCCATTGCCAGCAAATGCGCGCCCAGCCATCACGTCAATTATCGTGTCGGGCAATTCCGCCACAGCGAAAGCTACGCGGGATGAACTCGTTGCCGGTTGCAGCGGCTTGCTGGGACGACCCATTGCCAGTGCTGAAAGCGTCGAACGCGATGGCGCAGTTGTGGTTGGCACGCCGCAAACTTCGCCGTTGATCGCTGGCTTGAAACTGCCGTTGGCGACACTGGGAAACGAAGGCTTTGTCATACGTTCCGCCAAACTCAGCGGACACGCCGTGACGATCATCGCAGCGAACGCCGACATCGGAACCTTGTACGGCGCATTTCATTTCCTGCGCTTGCTGCAAACGCAGAAGCCCATCAGCAATCTGAACATCATCGAAAAACCGCGCCTGCAACTGCGAATGCTCAACCACTGGGATAACCTGGACGGCAGCATCGAACGCGGTTACGCGGGACGCTCGCTGTGGAACTGGCAGGAATTGCCCGACAAGGTTGATCCGCGATTGCGGGATTACGCCCGCGCAAATGCTTCGATTGGCATCAATGCCACGGCGCTGAACAACGTCAACGCGAACGCCAAAAGCCTGAACGCCGAATATCTGCGCAAGGCAGCGGCCATCGCCAATGTCTTTCGACCGTACGGCATTCGTGTGTTTTTGTCCGCACGTTTTTCCGCGCCGATGGAACTTGGCGGATTGAAAACCGCCGATCCGCTGAACGCCGAAGTCGCCGCGTGGTGGAAACAGAAAGCGGACGAGATTTACGCGCTGATCCACGATTTCGGCGGCTTTCTGGTCAAAGCCAACAGCGAAGGTCAACCTGGCCCGCGCACGTACAACCGCGACCACGTGGATGGAGCGAATATGCTCGCTGATGCCGTCGCGCCACACAACGGCATCGTCATCTGGCGCGCGTTTGTTTACGACATGAAAGAGGGCTACGACCGCGCCGCTGCGGCCTATGACAATCTGCAACCCTTCGACGGCAAATTTGCGCCGAACGTCTTACTGCAAGTCAAAAACGGCCCGATAGATTTTCAGCCGCGCGAACCCTTTCATCCGCTTTTCGGGGGAATGCCGAAAACACAGTTGATGCCCGAACTGCAAATCACACAGGAATATCTGGGGCAAGCCAACAATCTGGCGTTCCTCGCGCCGATGTGGCGGGAGTTTTTGAATGCCGATACCTATGCCAACGGCGCTGGCTCGACGGTAACCAAAGTTGTGGACGGCAGTTTGTACAAACAGCGGTTGACCGGAATTGCGGGCGTCGCAAACACTGGTTCCGACCGCAATTGGACGGGACAAGACCTGACGCAATCCAACTGGTACGCTTTTGGGCGGTTGGCGTGGAATCCCGATTTGACTTCGCGGCAAATTGCCGATGAATGGATTCGTCAAACCTTGACGCGCGAAGCCAAAGCTGTCGCCACAATCACGCGCATTTTGGTCGAATCGCACGAAGCTGTGGTGGATTACATGACGCCGCTCGGGCTGCATCACATTATGTGGGCGGGGCATCATTACGGCCCGGCTCCGTGGTGGAACAAAGAAAAACGCGACGATTGGAATCCGACCTATTACCATCGCGCCGATGAAAAAGGCCTGGGATTCGACCGCACGAAAACCGGCAGCAATTCTGTCAGCCAATACCACCCGCCGGTTCGCAATCAGTTTGCCAATTTGAAAACCTGCCCGGAAAAGTATCTGGTCTGGTTTCATCATGTACCGTGGGATTACCGCATGAAATCTGGGCGCATCTTTTGGGATGAGCTGGCGCTGCATTACCAGCGCGGCGTGGATTGGGTGCGGGCTGCGCGCAAGGATTGGGATGCGCTTTCCGGAGTGATTGACGCCGAACGTCACGCCGTTGTCGCCAAAAAGCTGGCGGTTCAGGAACGTGATGCCGCATATTGGCGCGACGCCTGTTTGCTGTACTTTCAGACTTTCTCGAAGCGGCCTTTGCCTGCGGGCGTAGAGAAGCCTGGAAAGACTTTGGAGGAGTACAAGGCAAAAAGTCTACCTTGGTAA